Proteins encoded within one genomic window of Cucumis sativus cultivar 9930 chromosome 3, Cucumber_9930_V3, whole genome shotgun sequence:
- the LOC101210288 gene encoding protein transport protein SEC16B homolog, which yields MAANPPPFQVEDQTDEDFFDKLVEDDFVGPDDSGSKFLDGSDSDDAKAFSNLGINDADNTFKDSGGGCGGGDHGHDEAVGEKGSVEVDPGALAGHAEEKGTLVSSNSVGRFDVLESGNDGIGSESTSDLLVSKSDESGGAAIKEVGWSSFHADSSQNWGQGFGSYSDFFNDLGSNDVGSLGGSLENNLNGGATIKSSSVENYANNSTNYVQYQNDHQVYEGSSDQVSAGQDLSSSQQWENLYPGWRYDSASGQWYQVEDSAAVANAQGAVDANLNGEWTNVSGTNTEVAYLQTSQSVVGTVTETSTTDGVSNFNQVSQGNTGYPEHMYFDPQYPGWYYDTISQVWCSLESYNSSIKSTNEAQHNQNGYVSANSYNYGNSSMYGDYVQPNEYGSSDVHNQGLDDKLTGSHHNDNQQNVTSWQTESVSSQAVPTFGGNQLLDRSSSPDFSLRKEQQKSASSYGTVPSYFQPSQVRNEVNGPTSLNSFPSTMDYGHQFHQDNPKEHEHMPRSSDYYSNQNVTNIQQSFHGGHQSSYASNVGRSSAGRPPHALVTFGFGGKLVVVKDSSSFGNSSYGSQAPVGGTISILNLMEVVMGNTNPNAIGNDVRACDYFSALCQHSFPGPLVGGNVGNKELQKWIDERIANCESSGMDYRKAEALRLLLNLLKIGHQHYGKLRSPFGTDTVLRESDNPESAVAGLFASAKKNSVQFNNYHALSHCLQILPSEGQMRATASEVQSHLVSGRKKEALQCAQEGQLWGPALVLASQLGDQFYIDTVKQMALKQLVPGSPLRTLCLLIAGQPAEVFSTDTTSNINPLGGSMAQNSSQFSANSMLDDWEENLAVITANRTKDDELVIIHLGDSLWKERSEITAAHICYLVAEANFESYSDSARLCLIGADHWKFPRTYASPEAIQRTELYEYSKVLGNSQFILLPFQPYKLIYAYMLAEVGKVSDSLKYCQAVLKSLRTGRAPEVETWKQLLLSLEERIRAYQQGGYTANLAPKLVGKLLNFFDSTAHRVVGGLPPPAPSTSHGNIHGNEHYHEPVVPRVSTSQSTMAMSSLIPSASMEPISEWTADSTKMTASNRSVSEPDFGRTPRQNQIGSSKESMSADGQGKTSDSRTSRFTRFGFGSQLLQKTVGLVLRPRPGRQAKLGEKNKFYYDEKLKRWVEEGAEAPAEEAALPPPPTTAPFQNGGTDYNLRSALKKEAPSHDGIAEFPSPNPTPAENISGIPPIPPSSNQFSARGRMGVRSRYVDTFNQGNGTSANLFQSPSVPSIKPKVATNAKFFVPGPAFSAEPIEETLPEPSQEATTTSEHPSTSTPNDSFSTPSTTPMQRFPSMGNISVKGANISGHGPFTAANARRTASWSGANFSDALSPPPKPSGLKPLGEALGMPPSSFMPSESSPSVHTPINGGGGMGDDLHEVEL from the exons ATGGCTGCAAATCCTCCTCCATTTCAGGTGGAGGATCAGACAGATGAGGAtttctttgataaattggTGGAAGATGACTTTGTGGGGCCCGATGATTCAGGATCCAAGTTTCTTGATGGAAGTGATTCTGATGATGCCAAGGCGTTTTCTAATCTGGGTATTAATGATGCGGACAATACATTCAAGGATTCTGGTGGTGGTTGTGGTGGTGGTGACCATGGGCATGATGAAGCCGTAGGGGAGAAGGGTTCCGTGGAGGTTGATCCAGGGGCATTGGCAGGACATGCAGAAGAGAAGGGTACTTTGGTTTCTTCAAATTCTGTCGGGCGCTTTGACGTGTTGGAATCTGGTAATGATGGTATTGGATCAGAATCGACCTCAGATTTGTTGGTGAGCAAGAGCGATGAATCTGGTGGTGCGGCCATAAAGGAGGTAGGATGGAGTTCGTTTCATGCTGATTCATCGCAAAATTGGGGGCAGGGGTTTGGATCATATTCGGATTTTTTCAATGATTTGGGTAGTAATGACGTAGGAAGTCTCGGTGGGTCCTTGGAGAATAATTTGAATGGTGGAGCAACGATTAAATCTAGTTCCGTTGAGAACTATGCAAATAACTCTACTAATTATGTGCAGTATCAAAACGATCATCAAGTTTATGAAGGATCCAGTGATCAAGTTTCGGCTGGGCAGGATTTAAGTAGCAGTCAGCAGTGGGAAAATCTCTATCCAGGGTGGAGATACGATTCAGCTTCTGGACAATGGTACCAGGTAGAGGACTCTGCTGCAGTGGCAAATGCCCAAGGTGCCGTTGATGCTAATTTGAATGGTGAATGGACTAATGTTTCTGGTACAAACACAGAGGTTGCATATTTACAAACTTCTCAGTCTGTTGTAGGCACTGTAACTGAGACCAGCACGACAGATGGTGTTTCTAACTTTAATCAGGTATCACAGGGAAATACTGGGTACCCTGAACATATGTACTTTGATCCTCAATACCCTGGTTGGTATTACGATACAATTTCTCAAGTATGGTGCTCCTTGGAATCCTATAATTCATCAATTAAATCAACTAATGAAGCTCAGCATAATCAAAACGGGTATGTATCAGCTAATAGCTATAATTATGGCAACAGTAGTATGTATGGCGATTATGTGCAGCCTAACGAATATGGATCAAGTGATGTGCATAATCAAGGCCTAGATGACAAATTGACAGGGTCTCACCATAATGACAATCAACAGAATGTGACTAGTTGGCAAACGGAAAGTGTTTCATCTCAGGCTGTGCCAACTTTTGGAGGAAATCAGCTACTGGATAGGTCTTCAAGTCctgatttttctttaagaaaagaGCAGCAGAAGTCTGCTAGTTCTTATGGAACAGTTCCATCATATTTCCAACCAAGTCAGGTTCGTAATGAGGTCAATGGACCTACCAGCTTAAATAGCTTTCCCTCAACTATGGATTATGGTCATCAGTTTCATCAGGATAATCCAAAGGAACATGAACATATGCCTCGATCAAGTGACTATTATAGCAATCAGAATGTGACCAATATCCAACAATCGTTTCACGGAGGTCATCAGTCTTCTTATGCTTCAAATGTTGGAAGATCTTCTGCTGGACGTCCTCCACATGCATTGGTAACATTTGGGTTTGGAGGTAAACTTGTAGTGGTGAAAGATAGCAGCTCTTTTGGCAACTCCAGTTATGGAAGTCAG GCTCCTGTTGGAGGCACAATTTCTATCCTGAACTTGATGGAAGTTGTCATGGGTAACACCAATCCGAATGCTATTGGCAATGATGTTCGTGCATGTGATTACTTCAGTGCTCTCTGCCAACATTCCTTTCCTGGTCCATTGGTTGGTGGAAATGTGGGGAATAAAGAGTTACAGAAGTGGATAGATGAAAGGATTGCAAATTGTGAATCATCAGGAATGGATTACAGAAAAGCTGAAGCATTGAGGCTGCTTCTTAATTTGCTCAAGATAGGACATCAGCATTATGGGAAACTTCGTTCACCATTTGGCACAGACACTGTGTTGAGG GAAAGTGATAATCCAGAATCAGCAGTTGCAGGTCTTTTTGCTTCTGCAAAGAAGAATAGCGTACAATTCAATAATTATCATGCTCTTAGCCACTGTTTACAAATATTGCCTTCGGAGGGACAAATGCGG GCAACTGCTTCTGAGGTTCAGAGTCATCTGGTATCTGGTAGAAAGAAAGAGGCTTTACAATGTGCCCAAGAAGGTCAGTTATGGGGACCTGCCCTTGTTCTTGCTTCACAGCTCGGTGATCag TTTTACATTGATACTGTGAAACAAATGGCTCTTAAGCAGTTGGTACCTGGATCACCTTTGCGGACCCTATGCCTACTTATAGCTGGGCAGCCTGCAGAAGTCTTTTCTACAGATACAACGTCTAACATCAATCCTCTGGGTGGTAGCATGGCCCAAAATTCTTCACAG TTTTCTGCAAATAGTATGCTGGACGATTGGGAAGAAAATTTAGCAGTGATCACTGCCAACAGGACAAAAGATGATGAACTTGTAATTATTCATCTCGGAGACTCCTTATGGAAGGAAAGGAGTGAG ATAACTGCGGCTCATATTTGCTATTTAGTTGCTGAGGCCAACTTTGAGTCATATTCAGACAGTGCTAGACTATGTCTTATTGGAGCTGATCACTGGAAATTCCCTCGAACCTATGCTAGCCCAGAGGCTATCCAG AGAACAGAATTATATGAATACTCCAAAGTTCTTGGAAACTCTCAGTTTATCCTACTACCCTTCCAGCCATATAAGCTCATCTATGCATACATGTTAGCAGAAGTGGGGAAAGTTTCAGACTCATTGAA GTATTGCCAAGCAGTTTTGAAGTCACTCAGAACTGGTCGTGCACCTGAAGTTGAAACGTGGAAGCAGTTGCTATTGTCTCTCGAGGAGAGGATTAGAGCCTACCAACAG GGTGGATATACAGCAAATTTGGCTCCAAAATTAGTCGGAAAACTACTAAACTTTTTTGACAGTACTGCACATCGTGTAGTTGGGGGTTTACCACCTCCTGCACCATCAACCTCGCATGGCAATATTCATGGCAATGAACATTATCACGAGCCAGTAGTTCCACGAGTATCAACTAGTCAGTCAACAATGGCAATGTCATCGTTAATTCCATCTGCTTCAATGGAGCCCATAAGTGAGTGGACTGCTGATAGCACTAAGATGACAGCTTCAAACAGGAGTGTTTCAGAGCCAGATTTTGGAAGAACTCCAAGACAG AATCAGATTGGTTCTTCAAAGGAATCAATGTCAGCTGATGGTCAAGGAAAAACGTCAGATTCAAGAACATCTCGTTTTACAcgttttggttttggttcaCAATTGTTGCAGAAGACTGTTGGACTAGTCTTGAGGCCTCGCCCGGGTCGGCAG GCGAAGTTGGGTGAGaagaacaaattttattatgatgAAAAGCTGAAGAGATGGGTCGAGGAAGGTGCTGAAGCTCCTGCAGAAGAGGCAGCCTTACCACCACCTCCTACAACTGCACCGTTCCAGAATGGTGGAACTGATTACAACTTGAGATCTGCACTAAAGAAAGAAGCACCATCTCATGATGGGATTGCTGAGTTTCCGAGTCCCAATCCTACTCCTGCAGAAAATATTTCTGGAATCCCCCCTATCCCACCAAGCTCAAACCAATTCTCGGCTCGTGGGCGGATGGGTGTTCGTTCAAG gtaTGTTGACACCTTCAACCAAGGCAACGGGACCTCAGCAAACTTGTTTCAGTCACCTTCTGTTCCATCAATTAAGCCGAAGGTTGCTACCAATGCGAAATTCTTCGTACCAGGTCCCGCATTTTCAGCTGAACCAATAGAGGAAACTTTACCAGAACCCTCTCAGGAAGCTACCACAACCAGTGAACATCCTTCAACATCCACCCCAAATGATTCATTTTCTACTCCATCAACTACCCCCATGCAAAGGTTTCCTAGCATGGGAAACATCTCAGTAAAAGGTGCAAATATAAGTGGCCACGGTCCCTTCACAGCAGCCAACGCCCGACGAACTGCATCATGGAGTGGTGCAAACTTCAGTGATGCCCTTAGTCCCCCTCCTAAACCATCGGGACTTAAACCTTTAGGTGAAGCTTTGGGTATGCCCCCGTCATCTTTTATGCCTAGCGAATCATCGCCTTCAGTCCACACACCGATTAATGGCGGCGGTGGCATGGGAGACGACCTCCATGAGGTGGAACTTTAA